In Ciconia boyciana chromosome 1, ASM3463844v1, whole genome shotgun sequence, the genomic stretch ATGGAGGCACTTACACTATATGGATAATCATCATGATATTATGTTCAGTTTTTATCAAGCAGCTTACACCCCTGTCCTCGTTTcagagaatgtgctggttttggttgggatagagttaattttctttatagtagctagtatggggctacaGCTTACACCCCCTTCTCTAGTGTTGTACTTTTAGTAAGGAATTTGGGCAAACATCCACAACAAACAAGCTAACTAGCTTGCTTCACTTATAGCATGTCCTACCAAAATATGCAAGACATCACAAATCAGACTGAAGGACTGCTTCAGTTCATTTGGATGATTTCTTCTCataaaatttattctttgaaaTGCAGTGCCATGCTGACCACAAAGGCAgatgtttctgcagaaagctCAGATGATAATTTATCAATTATGTTATTGTTTTCCGTGACATAACTAGCTTCTGTGATGTacaaaaatcagtaagaatGCTCTGTGATGTAGAATATACAATTAACCAGAAATGACCCAAGAAAATACTTCGAAATAGAAATCTAAGAGGCCtctggggggaagaaaaacctAACAAACCTGCAAATATAACATCTCTCCATTCAGAATGCTTCACATATTTTACCCTAACAGTGATTAATatctttcattcctttttttttttttaaaccagagtAGCATCGACTAACTTACCTGTAATTCACTTCTTATCTAATAATTTTACTGCTGTTCGGCATACTGTTGTAAACAACATTAATTTAAGCTACCAACCAAATGCTTACTCAAAGCAAGAACATTTATCTTACTTAGGTAGTTGTTACTTACGtttgtatttttcctgatttctacTAAATCCTAGCTTTTTTATATAGTGTGGAGGCCAAAACTGTGACTTTaagcttatttcttttcccaaaataaatagCAGCAAATCCAGTGTTTGCTAACTTATGTGACTGTAAAGTATGTGATCATCATACCAGTATTCCACATAAATGATTACTGTTATTGTGGCACttatttactgtttgttttgccTAAATATCTTGAATAAGACCAAAAATGCTAACACCTTCCCTCAGGCAACTCTTCTGTGCTGCTCAAAGAAAATTCCTTTCAGTCTTGCTGGGTTTTTGTTCATTCCCATTTCCTCTAAATAAGCTGGTCATAGCCTTCATTTCTTTTAGCATGATCTGTATCTAACATTCAAAAAAGAAGCTCTCAGCTGAACAACCATGTAACTCGCCCAGAATCACAGATCAGCTTGCAAAAAACTACTCTAGTTTTCAATACAgctaaactgaagaaataatatGTTTTATCCAGCTATATACTTATGTAATATTTATACAGCAGTTACTGAAATTTAGTTTGTGAGCAGCAAGTTACACAACTTCTACAATGTTACAATGTGTGCCATTTTACAGTGCAACGAACAATGTACTGGGAGAGAACAAAACTAATTAAATAAGGATGTCTCAAACAAATAACTCAACTGAGTTATTCAACAATGATAATATTAAGATACGCCCTGTAAGAATAAGTCCCATTAAATTAGAACGAGGGGAAAAATTACTAAAGATTTTGGCCGTGGATACGATTACATTTAATTGTTTCACTGTTGgtcaaagcacaaaaaaaggtaaaatgaagACTGCATTATGAAAACACCATAAGAAATAGGAtggatatttcatttttcatcacaAGATTATGGTATTGTTATTACTTCCCCTTCTACAATATTTAAGAGGTCTAGCATAATCCACTGGGATATGCAGATCAAGCTCTAAGTTTTTCTTGATGTACCAACTGACATAATAAAATCCGCTAACGGCAACTGCAAGACAAAAATAGTAAGAGCAAAGACAATGATAACTTCAAACATCTGCATGGCTGAATATTTCTGTCAAGctgaaaaagactgaaagaataCCAATACCTGTGTTCCTCTCATATGGTCCTCTTTGGGTCCAGATGGAAGACTGACAGGTAGAAATGGTATTAATCTAGTCTTTGTCTACAATCAAGAAAGATGTCTGTTTAAgatttacctctttttttctagcaCGCTCAGCCTTTATTTTCTCATACTCTTCTTTTGCCTTCTGATTGGACGTTTTCTTCTTAAACTTCCCTTCAGTCATAACTGACCTATGAGAAAAAGTACATGTACTTCAGGTACGGACTATCACCAAGCAGACATAACCATATATCCCATAGCCACTGCAGAATCAGAGTATAGCCTTCCACTCTTCCACTGTTTTTTGCAtatttggggaaattaattagaaatacagatttacaGATTACATAAGTGACAAGCAAGGCTCATCCTTCTACACTGAATGGATACCAATTTGCACTACTCTTACATGATACCCAATGCCACTACATGTCATGTGATAAGCATCTAGCATgaatgaaaacacagcaaattaaACTCCTCCAATGCCGAGTGTATTGAAGACTGGACTGCACAGAACTTTTAGTAACACATATACCTTACCTGCTGGATCTTCACATGGATGGTGTTTCACCAGGTTTAAAGAGTGCCTaaaagaggttttttccccatcataCTAGCTCTTCAGAGATAGAAAAACTGAATGCACTAGCTTAGAGCTGTGTTATCTCTTCCTAGTTCTGACATATGGATGCAACTGCAGAGATACGAGCACAGTCAGCTGTTACCAGATTGCCTGCCAGAGAAGTCAGGCTGACATGGCAAGGTGAAAAAACACAGTAGTAACAATGCCTTTCTAAAAGTTTCTTCTTGAAGGAGATGGTATATTATGGTTCTTAATGTTCTGAAATTAGGAACTGAATTTTCCTTCACAATTTCAATACAAAAAACTGCCCAGGaatctttcaaagaaaacagtaaagaaaaccaATGCCATTTGTCTGGCATTTACTGTCACGCTACTTTGAGTAGATTTTTCTGGTTATTTagttctaaattttttttctgatttacaaTAAAGCTATTATATAAACAGTGACATTTCACACTTGAAAAACATAAGCTTTGCTAGACAGTTAACAGCTGTTCACAAAACAAGTTTTTGATTATTATTCACACTACAAAAAATTGAGAACTAGCCATCGTCATCTAGGACATTTCAGACAGATGATCAAAAGGGACAATGAAGGTATTTACTCAtactttcatttagaaatacCACACTTttcaggagaggggaaaaaaaaaaaaatctttgctttattCTCATCTCCATCTTGTGGCGATACTGTGTAATGACACCTCATCTTCTCAGAAGTACAAAACTACTTAAATTACAATATATCCTAAAATAGAATTACCTAACCGAAGTCTTATTTTACATCCCCACGGAACACTGAAGTCTACCTAACAGATTTTACGTATCACCCCAACTCACAGATTAGCAGACagattttttcagaattattaattCTGGTTTACAATCACAATGACCATAGtttaagcaaaagtaaaaaatcctctggtttaaagaaaaatagtccTGTTTCAGACATGCCCATGAATTAGCTGCCTATTCCAGACAAAACCCGACCTTTCTCCCACTACTGGGCTTAGATCTGAAtgccttttccccctctcctgaGCATTCTTCCCTGGAAAGTTTAGATGTAGATACACCTGGAAACTCCTTATGGCACTCCTTGTCCTGGGGACAAAAAGGCATTATCTCAATCACCACACTtgaatgctgtttaaaaacactGCCACGACAGTGTTAGACCTGAGTGACTAtggcttttcattttactgaCATACCTAACCAAGATTTCAGGGGGAATTACTGTCACACGGTCACACTGAAAGAATGGTTTAAGTTCTCTGACATTTGTTAGACCACAAATGAAAAACTCCATTTGACTTTTCCCAGTTATTAtaagtaaatttaaaacaaagcaaaaaagcaaaaacccaaacaccaccGGCAAACTATTATGACATctctattatttaaaattattactttgatcaaaaacattttactgcCTTAAGGTTTTACTAAATCCTCCATTtcggttttttttttaagttcataGCTAAAATCCCTCCAAAACTAACCATACCACAAAAGGATAACTGCACATAATATTGCTCATTCTAACAGAAAAACAGTgcaatatgaagaaaacaaCTTATCAAACTGGGAACAGAAAGATAATGCAAAAAATGTTCCTAAAAAGtgacattaatttaaaaatactgaaaatcaattcaaaggaaaaatctgtAGACTCAAAAGCACACTACCTGAAACGCAGGCTCTTCTCTTTGTAGGCATGGTGAGAAATTAGCCAAATACTTAATGCTCTTGGGCTGAACCTTATCCTTAAAGTACAGTGGTAACTGTCATATTATTTCTGTGGAATCAAGCCCTAAACATCAtcaattttgctttttgcttctcaTGCAAACACAACAAAGCTGTATGTTTAAATTTTCTAACAATtaggaaaaacatttaagaCCTAATGGCATTTTTTTAGTACAGCAAATCACCATACTGAAGTCCATGTAAAGTATAAgatctaaaatatttctttaatgatGGAAACAACTACTTGTTTTTAGAGACGTATTTCAAAAACTTACTCTACTGCGTTATtaagtttttcttctgataaaacGGAATCATCTGGAGCCCTGCGCCGTTTCTTAAGCATTTCTTCCTCGGCTAGGTAAAGATGTTTCAAGTGCTCTGGATAAGTATCGGTAAACTGATTATCCTGTTGTGAATGgacctttcttccctttttcaacAATTTCCTGTATTGTCTTTCGATCTTCTGTTTTCTCCGAAATGCAAATCCTCGTCCTGAAACCATAAGAAAAAGGGTTAAACACACCTGCACTGAGGTAGTACCAAACCATTCAGTTGTTGCCAGGACCATTTCAAtccatttttccttccaaaataggaaaaaaaccactattTGTGCTAATTTTAATAAGGACCAGtcaaaaattcaaagaaaaaggactGTTATAAGCCTGTTCCCTGCCGATGCATTGCAGCTTGTACAGATTTACTGAAAATTATCACCTAAACCCTTGAAACAACATGCCATTGCAAACATACTACTTAATGCACACTCAACATTATACACCTTTGTCAATACTTTTCGAATCCAGTGAAAGCATGTATTAACATTTCACTTCTCTCCTACTTTTGACAGCTTCATAAGCAACATCAGAATAGATTCCTAAAGATAGTCTCAAGAAGACAATGATAATAGTAATACTGGCTGCTTAAGCAGTCTGCAGCTGCaatgccacaggaaaaaaagtcactaaaTCCCTGTATTATACTATATTAATATCCCATTATACATTTTCACACAAATATTAGTTTTATTGCTACTACCTTCTTTCTACACCTGTCCAGGAAGAGCTTTGCTGCAACTTCAAAAGTATGCTACATCATAGAATGATTTAGCCTTAAAGGAAACATCAGATAATGGTTGTTTCAATCATTATATAACCACTTATCAATCTTAAGTTAAACATGTCTTTTTCCTAATATGttaatatgttattttttattgcattagTCTTAACAGGTACTGACTTTTATAATATTCATTAACAAAATAGTTTCTAAAGGCAGCAAGTCCAAATTAGTCCCAACTTTTCCTTCGATTCTTTCTCCAAAgttgaaatttcagaaaagtgcTGTAAAAGCCGATGTTCTTTTTCctattagtttatttttatatttgcatacCTACCAGTCAATAATCCGAATCTGTTTCCAAATacacttctattttaaatatacagcTTCACAGAGAACCGCAAGTGGTCCTAAAACGGAGAACCATCGCTACCCGGCCCGAGCGCACCACCAAAAAAGAGCCGGTTCCGCAATCCTGAGGTCCGGGAGCTGCAGCCGGACacaggctgtccccagccagcctTGCAGCCACCAGCCCGGAGCCGATGACGGACCACTCGCGTAACGTGCGTGCAACCACCGCTCGGGCAGCGGGCGAGGACGGGTCTCCGAGCTCCGCGACACGTAACCCCTCACTAACGCAGGCAGGTCTGGCCCCGGCCCGGGCCTCCCCCGGCGCCGTCTCTCCCACCGTGACGCCGCCTCGGGCCCGCCGGGGGCCGGTCGCGGCTGCCCCCCGCCCTCGACTCACCCTCCTGGACGCTGCCCACGACGTCGCGCAGAAAGACGGGCCTCCACAGCCGCTTTCGGCGGGGACCGCGGGTCCCGGCGCCCGCATTTTCCGCCGCCGGTcccggcccgccgcgccgcgccgccgccatcGCTCTCCCGGCGTCGCGCAGCGAGAGACGTCACCGAGCTGCGCCGCCGCCACTCGGCGCTCGATTCACCCGCCTCCGTAGCTGACGGCGGCGGCCCGGCCAGCGGCCCCGGCGAGCCGAGCGCAGGCCCCCGCCTTGCGCGGCGCCATGTcgcggccgccccgcgcgcTGCCGCCCCAGCTGcctccggcggcggcggtggggaCGCTGCGGCGCGTGGCGCGGTTCCTGGCGCGCGCGCTGCCGCTGTGCCGCGCCCACACGGTGGAGTTCTACACGCGCGGGCTGTGGGAGCGGCTGGtggcgccgcgccccgccgccgtgCTGGAGGCGCTGCGCGCCGCCGGGCCGCTGGCGCTGCGGCGCCCCCTGGGGGAGGCCTCCGGCGCCGCGGCGGCGCTGTGGGGTGagtcggggcggggggcgccggcggggcggggccggggcgcgggggtcCGGAGGGCGCGGGGGTCCGCAGTCGGGGCGGGAGCCCGCGGGGCCGGTGGCGTTCACGGCGCCGCTGCTCTGGGAGGTGCGACGGCCCACAGAGGTGTTGCGGCAGCGCGGGCTCCCGTGGCAGCGCGGCAGCCTCCCGTTGTGCGTGGGCCGCAGGGGCCACCTGTAGCGGCCTCCCGTTGtgcgtgggctgcaggggccaCCTGTGGGCCCCTCGGTGGCTCCCCCCTTCCAGCCGCCTCATGCTCCACGTGTGACATCGGTTTCTTTTCTCGCTCTTAAGGCCCCCTCATTGTCCTCCTCTCtatgtttaaaattatcttccttgcttttaaaaaaaagcagctcagcagagtGGTGTGAAATTCTCCTGTATAAGACAGGAGAATTTCACACCACTCTGCtgagctgcctttttttcctgcacctTTTCCCGCTGCCTTCCGGGGCCGTTCCCATGTTGTTGTTCTGTTAGCCTGCCTTCAGCTGAAGCCGGTTCTGCTTTTTCACGCCTGCCTTTGCACCAGCAGCGCTCATCTTTTCCAGGGTAACGGGATGTATTTGGAACCGTCACGGTTCAGATAAAGTATAGCCGTGGTGGGAGGAATTGCACTTCAGGAGGCTCTCGGTAGTGACAGTTGTGATGATGGTCTCATTTTATAAATTTCATCCTGTTCGTTTAGAAACGAAATGAAACTCCTAACTGTCAGACTCCTTCGCTCTGACtaatttctgaagaacagaagtaaaatgaaCCAAAAAAGACCCCTCCACACGAGTGGAAAGATGTAACAGTTAAAAGTCCTCCAAATGTCGAAACTCTGGAAATGTGGAGGACAGCTGGAAAAGGCTTAAAGACCACTTTCCTAAATATCTGTAATAATGAGTGTCTGgcaaaggaagacagaaagcagttttgtttctgacaaGACCTATTTAAGAAGCACTTCATATTTTTGGTAGTTTTCAAGTAACTCAAGATGAGGCCAGCTATGAAACTGTATTACTGAATTTACTGCAGTCCAAGTAGAAGGGAAGCATACCAGTAATATGCTTTcaggcagagcacagaaatgaaGATAAAGCATCTGACAGGTATGTTATTTGGGGGGACTGAGCCCCAGCAAAGAGATCAGTTTCAAAACTAAGGTAAATCTTTGACAAAGGTCTTAGCCGAGAAAAACCTGCATCATGCCAAAGCTTATGGAACGTAGATAGCTCTCGTGTAGTGTTAGCTCTGAAATGCTAGATGAAATGACACGTGAGACAGGAAAGCACACTGAGTGTAATGGAAGGGTCCACAGAAAGTAGCTGTGTACTTTTTGGCATAGAAGACAACCTAAGATAATGATTTGGATTTGGAAGGAGATTGAAGAACTGTGAATTGCTACGTCACTTGTAACATTTCTCTCTTGGATCTAAAGACCTTCAAAATATTAACTGTAAGACTCATTTTTAAAGGGTTGAGgtatctgggaaaaaaacccacagaatttATTTGTGCATGAAAAAGACACTGGATTATGAATTAACTTCAAGAGCCAGATGGAAACAAGACAGTGGTCCAGTCAGCAAAAAAAGTGTTGGGAAGCAGCGAGGAaaaacttttaatgtttttgacAGGTAACGTCAGAGTCAGAACTGATTCAGAGCAATGggacataaaattaaatgtaaatagaGGCTGGAACAAAACTAGTTATTAGATGAAgtcatcaaaaagaaaacactaaagGAAAATTACCCTGATCTTACCTGTTTCTATGGGAAAGCCCATGAAATGATTCAGACACTGAAATGGTGGCCTGTAGAGTGGAAGGAGAATCAGGAAGGCAGAGTATTGTtttgtagattttaaaattggaaaatcATTTAATGATCTACATTCAAAATGCATGTTACAGAATCTGATACAGAAATTACTGGAACAAAAGACAATTTATGGCTAAAATGAAGCACGTGTTTTAGAAGGGTATGAAGCCTTCACGCTGTGGCTAAAATacaacatttcttctttggttTCTGCAGGGGTTATTtctgctcattaaaaaaaagagaattgaTTTTTGTCTAGCTTCAAAATTATAGTATGCTATTTAACATTTGGAAGATTTTGAGACACTCAAAATTTATCCAGTATTGTGACAAAATTGGAGGTACTGTAATGGAATGGGCATGTGCTTGCTGATTTGGTGGTTCATGCCTGACTCGTTGGACTGCATGGTATCTGTCCATCCAGTCATATGCTGAAAATACATCATAGCAGAATATGAGCTTCTCAGTGAAGGTACGTGCAAACATCTACctatatttgaaaatgaatgcaCTGGTAGCCTGTATTCAAATTAGGATTGAGAAATTTAATATCATAGCTTGAGTGCATTAATACAACTTAATAACATTAGAGATCAGAAGCCAACCATTAGAGATCTTGAAACCCAACATAAACAGAAATGACTCTTCCTtatatttctcaaaaatattaattgtatGTGTCATTGTTCTTCAAAATTATCAGATATTTAAATGTTAGTTATTTATATTTACCTTGAAATGGGTACTAAAAGGCTCTCATAACATGCTATAATTCATAGAACTACCTTTTTTTGGAGTGTGGCTATGAGAATAGATTTATTTTGCATGGTCAAATGACATTGTGGTCATGTACCCCAAATACCTTACTCAAAATACGTGTAAAATGACGTTTTGATTTCACATGGTAAAACCTTTGCTTCCTAAGAGTTTTAGAAGTTTTACATTTATACATTCACAATCCCCAAACTATTATGAAAAGTTTTCTAGAATCTGTTCTAATAGGGATCCCAAATTAAATTATAGGGAAACATAAGCTACATTTGACAGAATTGATCTGAAAATGTGAAGTTGTCAGTTCATACTCGCATAGCTCTGCAAACTAAAAAGTGACATTATTGCAAATTGTCACAAAACTGTTATTCTGCACAATATTTTATGTTACTAGAGGGATTTTGACAAATACATATGCTGAATTGTAGTTTTAGAAGCAAGCAAGAAATGACAATTCTGTTGTACAGTATTATATGCAAGAAGATAATCATGTTATAGAACATAACATGTTCTGTAAATCagtttcaaattatattttcagataCTCATCAGATGATATTTCATTATAAAGACCATATAAAGGGTAGAACCCTTGTTTTCAGTTGTACTCTACAGAAAAATTTCAAATCCATTTTTAGATATAgaaaacttttatatttttatacatcaAAAAGCTGACATTTGCCATATTGCATCTTGTTTATCACGTCATTGCTGTAAATTGGacacaggcacagaaaaatctgtgtttaagtattttcatattttactgtaaattaCTGTTTGTACTATAATTCCAATTTTTTGGCATATGTATCTTTCCTCTGaagatttatttgcaaatgtatGAACTGGTTAAAAGACATACTAGATTTCATCTTGTGAGCAACCAAAGTAGAAACAGTTTgagaaaagtaacatttttaatagtcaTAAATAATATGTAGTCTGACAACTGCCATTCTATAGCTTGAAGTCATGCTTTGGATACCTTAatattgttggggtttttttcctttagttggCAAGCTGGGATGGCAATTTAAATTTGGTAGGAGTGTTACTACAGACGGTATACTAGTGATCTTATATGAGATCCTACTAGTTCTGTTCATGTTCTTCCATCAGATAACTGAATTCAGGGGAGTTATAGAACATGGGTATTactgcatttaatttcagttaagTGAGATTTGTAAGGAGagttaatatattttatgtcaGGTGCTGAAAAAGTGAAAGCAGGCAAGCAGTGGGTATATAAGCTTTTCACAAATTCTGACAAGCAGAAAACTGCAGATTTCAATAATCAGTCTTTAACCTAGGAAAGTTATGAAGTTTCAAGATAAGTTTTGTTTGTGCGATATAGTGGGATCAGCAGGAAGTAAGATGAAAGGAAGATTGGGTTGCTAAATACGGCGAACTCTAATCTGCAGAATATTTGCTTATGCTGTTGATCTTGGTGAGCTATTTGAAAGTCATGTGGGAAAAATAAGGATAAATTTCTTCAGGGTTTACTGATTTTCCGTATCAGTGTCAGGGTAGTGTGGTGTAAGATGGGCATGTGCATGGCTGataatagttttctttttgtactgTAGCAAGTTTGTATATGTAATTCACATGATGTTTATTTCCACAGTGATTGTTGGGTGAAAGTTGCCAATGAGGTATATAATATGTATTCCTTACAGAGGAGATGAGAGATACtggtttttctgtcttttggaTGATGGCTGGTATTGTGGAAGCAGAGTGTCTAGTCAATGGCATTCTTGCGTTTGGTAATTTGGTAGATGTTAAGGGTATGGCCATTACTGTGTCCAAGCACTCGATGTTGATCCAGTTTGAAGAAAGATGATTATAGACATTGCAGTAGAAATTGATGAGCGAGCCCTAGCTTTCACTCCAGATATATCTGGAGTATAATTacctaaacaaaataattaactcATGGTAGCTTGTGCAGGCGTGTCATCCTTGTGTGCGTATTTGTGCCCATTTTTTGAATTAACTATTCTCTGCTCAGAATGACTTTTCTGGAtgaagatatatatatatgctggCCTAGACCTTGTAGAACCTTCCGTTGGTCTGGGATGCCATGCTGGGTTGAGGTGGTAGGCAAGTCTGATGCTTTGAAACAAACCTTTTCCAGTATCTGTTTCGGTACCGTGCATTGAAGAACTGGTGTTAACATTGGCATAGTGAGTTTATGTCCAATAAAGGAAACTAATGTACTTAAAGATCCTGCCTATTGTAGCAAAACAAACATGTCTCAAGTATCAAAATAGATCATGTTTATAAACAACATATAGGTACCTAATTTGTCAGTGACGTTTGCATtaatttctgccttttgcactaaagcaaatacataaatgtaatatttatgACACCTATAGGATATTTCAggttgttttatattttttctgtttatttctactAATACTACTAGAAAGTTTACATTAAGAACAATTCTAAGCTGCTTAATGTTACTGAAAGAATGCATATATTACTGAAATAATGCACTTGGAGTCAACAAAGGCATCTTCTAATGGACTCGTTGTGCAACAGTGACATGTTTTCATGAATTTTATTGCTATCCTGTTATATAGAGGGAGAACGgcagtatttcttcttgtaCCCCCAAGTATCTGATGTCACTGTAATGATAGAAAGCATATCTTTTTCCACTAGTGATACAGTtcagtgtatttaaaatataaaggtCAATTAAAAACACCCAATATCTAGccagacattttgaaaaaatactgcttataaaccaaaatacatttaacatgtatgtatgaaaatgaaaatgacaaaaatcaaattttattcAGACGTTTCTCATGCATCTCAcgttaaagaaatattttgtaacagGATGACATTCCAGTGTACTTTCAAATCTCCTTTATTTCGTATAATGTTATGTcatgaagaaaagaagtggATTTTGGGGGAAAGGTTTTTGCTTgactcatttttgttttgttttgtcataCAAGACTGGccagtgcatttaaaaatgtgtgccAGTTGCTAAAAAGCTTATATGTTTCAGTGTTACATGCTCcagttttctaaaatgaaaaaaaaaacccaaaccatacTGGTCACTAAGGAAGTAAAATTTGGAGATAAAGAACAACATAAATGTATATTAGAATGGGCCAGACTTTTCTCCAGTGTGTTATACTAAATACTATACTAATTCAAAGGGGTCATAATATGCATGAAACAAAGTGGAACATCCACTTCtcataaagaaaattagatttctTCTTCACCTGGCAAAACCGCTGAATGGCTGGCTGGTCAAAATATCCCTCTGCACCTTTTGGCTTAATGTCTCATATCTACCGCTTTCTCAATAATTGTTGGCATATAATTGCTTGTTGAGTCTCTTAAACCTTGTTCTCTTTCTTGACAGATTAGTGATTTCTTCCCAGTGCATCAGACCTAAAGATTTCTATGCATTTTTACTGATTCAGCCTACATTCATTTTGTGAATGTCTATAAATTTTCTGGAATGCTGTTCATTCCCAGAAAATCTAAAATAAGTTAAAAGAGTGAACctcccttaaaaataaactgaaattttcttcttcagcaatAAGTCAAGCTGTGAAAGTTTCTTGTAAGAACTCCTTGTATAACATTTacccagcagaaagcaaaaatactctTTGTGTAGATATTCACCTCCTTTTACGGttgttgaaactttttttttggggggggggctgggaagTGTGCAGCAATTCTGCACATTGTCCAAAAGTGTTTGATTGTCTTATCCCATTATATTACTCTCCTCCATTATTTGCTTGATTTGAAGGTATTGTcagaaaggaaatttatttttcttcagtcatttcaaaatgcacacatctaatttcttctctttctgtaacATATCTTACAGAGACATTGGAAAGCAAAATTACCCCTTCTCCCTAAAAACTGTATAGTCTTTATTCTGGTTTAGTGTTTCTCCCTATTTC encodes the following:
- the CCDC59 gene encoding thyroid transcription factor 1-associated protein 26, which codes for MAAARRGGPGPAAENAGAGTRGPRRKRLWRPVFLRDVVGSVQEGRGFAFRRKQKIERQYRKLLKKGRKVHSQQDNQFTDTYPEHLKHLYLAEEEMLKKRRRAPDDSVLSEEKLNNAVESVMTEGKFKKKTSNQKAKEEYEKIKAERARKKEEAEKRKQQREAAQRLYKQKKMEAYKILSKKTKRGQPNLNLQMEFLLQKIQQNT